A genome region from Salvia splendens isolate huo1 chromosome 19, SspV2, whole genome shotgun sequence includes the following:
- the LOC121780117 gene encoding probable LRR receptor-like serine/threonine-protein kinase At3g47570, protein MLPAGISVVLVLIVMLVLMRMCKRKKIALTVDISPPISECRRISYTQLERGTNSFSETNLLGRGSFGSVFEVTLSDGLKAAVKVFDLELQRAARSFDVETAILSSIRHRNLVRVIGCCSNMEFKALILTYMPNGSLDKWLHLGMYSLDFIQRLKIAIDVAAALEYLHHGHTFPVVHCDIKPSNVLLDQDMTAHLADFGISKLFDGGETFIQTQTMATIGYAAPEFGMEGKVSTNGDVYSFGILLLEMFTGKKPTDDIFSEEMSLKEWVSKALEKNVVAEVVASALLREDQHKFANEKCFLSIFELAMKCLVISADGRINMIEAMAALHKIYATIIAGTIFL, encoded by the exons ATGTTACCAGCAGGAATTTCTGTTGTCCTTGTGTTGATTGTAATGCTTGTTCTCATGCGGATGTGCAAGCGGAAAAAAATAGCACTCACAGTTGATATTTCACCACCAATTAGTGAATGCAGGAGAATTTCTTACACACAACTTGAGCGAGGAACGAATTCATTTAGTGAAACCAACCTACTTGGAAGAGGTAGTTTTGGTTCTGTGTTTGAAGTAACTCTTTCTGATGGGCTGAAAGCTGCAGTGAAAGTGTTCGACTTGGAATTGCAACGAGCAGCAAGGAGCTTTGATGTTGAAACTGCCATATTGAGTAGCATTCGACACAGAAACTTAGTTCGAGTTATTGGATGTTGTTCTAATATGGAGTTTAAAGCATTAATTCTCACATACATGCCAAATGGAAGCTTGGATAAATGGTTACACTTGGGTATGTATAGTCTAGATTTTATACAGAGACTGAAAATAGCAATAGATGTTGCAGCAGCATTGGAATATCTTCACCATGGCCATACATTCCCAGTTGTTCATTGTGATATAAAGCCAAGCAATGTGTTGCTTGATCAAGACATGACTGCTCATCTTGCTGATTTTGGTATTTCCAAGCTTTTTGATGGAGGAGAAACTttcattcaaacacaaacaATGGCAACGATCGGTTACGCAGCACCAG AGTTTGGAATGGAGGGCAAAGTGTCAACAAATGGGGATGTATACAGTTTTGGGATACTTCTGCTGGAGATGTTCACAGGAAAGAAGCCAACGGATGATATTTTCAGTGAAGAAATGAGCTTAAAAGAGTGGGTAAGTAAAGCATTAGAGAAAAATGTAGTAGCTGAAGTGGTGGCATCTGCTTTGTTAAGGGAAGATCAGCATAAATTTGCAAATGAGAAATGTTTCTTGTCAATATTCGAATTGGCAATGAAATGTTTAGTCATTTCAGCCGATGGAAGAATCAACATGATTGAGGCAATGGCTGCTCTGCACAAGATCTATGCAACAATTATAGCTGGTACTATATtcctataa